The following are encoded together in the Weissella soli genome:
- a CDS encoding SGNH/GDSL hydrolase family protein encodes MWKKILILCVIIAVVGVGMTAFFKNYNVKIAITTKQHQTKHPKRQLQTDWSQQNVVVFGDSVSVGYTGIANHADTNAWTYQVAKKLKFHSFTKYAVNAATITGNDTTKDFLGQIQRFQMSKTADSATVAIISLGVNDINLTKYTPAEVAKQLKYYINELKAMNSKLVIYGVDPMANYVLNDKKQNTKNAVGYTANAYIQAINQVYQQKGIQVYNWAKDPIVTDENHQKMYGDHVIHPTQATQNKMAQHLATWLANQ; translated from the coding sequence ATGTGGAAAAAAATATTAATATTATGCGTGATTATTGCCGTAGTTGGTGTGGGGATGACAGCCTTTTTTAAAAACTACAACGTGAAGATTGCGATCACGACAAAGCAGCATCAAACTAAGCATCCAAAGAGGCAACTGCAAACGGATTGGTCGCAACAAAATGTTGTGGTATTTGGGGACTCAGTTTCGGTAGGTTATACCGGTATTGCAAATCATGCTGATACAAATGCGTGGACCTACCAAGTGGCTAAGAAGTTGAAATTCCATTCATTCACGAAGTATGCGGTGAATGCAGCGACCATTACAGGTAATGACACAACCAAAGATTTCTTAGGCCAAATACAACGTTTTCAAATGAGCAAAACTGCTGATTCAGCAACAGTGGCAATTATTTCGCTTGGTGTGAACGACATTAATTTAACGAAATATACGCCGGCTGAAGTCGCTAAGCAATTAAAATATTACATTAATGAGTTAAAGGCGATGAACTCAAAGTTAGTCATTTATGGTGTTGATCCAATGGCTAATTATGTTTTGAATGATAAAAAACAGAACACAAAAAACGCCGTGGGTTACACAGCTAATGCTTATATCCAAGCAATTAATCAGGTATATCAACAAAAGGGCATTCAAGTCTATAACTGGGCAAAAGATCCGATTGTGACTGATGAAAATCACCAAAAAATGTACGGTGATCATGTCATTCATCCAACGCAAGCGACACAAAATAAAATGGCCCAGCATTTAGCAACGTGGCTCGCAAATCAATAA
- a CDS encoding acyltransferase family protein, protein MVKQRIQLFDIARGLAIFMVISAHTLTIFKGTSISNFLFLGNLAVFFVVSGYFYRPKSLMQIVKTGVNTLLIPYFIAAIGYLLIRGFIGVVFLHHEFITTAKWISLIYANGVLATTPTGYELTAQIGAIWFLPTMFIANIIFQLIMRLSKRWEQRLVILVMFILGVGLAHFGLWPWSFQTALQVQVFYMFGYELAQYVKQHQTLIFTKWWVGWSSFTVWLVSSWFTWYGLNQGRAEHIVLATIAAAASAIAILSFSYFIERHWVWLTKFLAYAGEFSLIILIIHTTDLNLTDMYLQQFMDRQAPGTRLMMYISLTILRIGYATGLTWIILKFRLLRKWLVQRDFPITK, encoded by the coding sequence ATGGTAAAACAACGTATTCAACTATTTGATATCGCTCGTGGGTTAGCGATATTTATGGTTATTTCAGCGCATACGCTGACGATTTTTAAAGGAACTTCAATTAGTAATTTTTTGTTTTTAGGTAATTTAGCTGTTTTCTTTGTTGTCTCAGGATATTTTTATCGACCAAAGTCACTCATGCAAATTGTAAAAACAGGCGTAAACACATTATTGATCCCATATTTTATTGCTGCAATTGGCTATTTACTAATTCGTGGTTTCATCGGGGTAGTTTTTTTGCACCACGAGTTCATTACGACGGCAAAATGGATATCACTAATTTATGCGAATGGTGTATTAGCAACGACGCCAACTGGTTATGAATTAACGGCTCAGATTGGGGCGATTTGGTTCTTACCAACGATGTTTATCGCTAATATTATTTTCCAATTGATTATGCGTTTATCAAAACGTTGGGAGCAAAGGTTAGTCATTTTAGTGATGTTTATCTTAGGGGTAGGGCTAGCCCATTTTGGATTATGGCCATGGTCATTTCAAACGGCGCTTCAGGTTCAAGTATTTTATATGTTTGGCTACGAATTAGCGCAATATGTAAAGCAACACCAGACGTTGATCTTTACTAAATGGTGGGTTGGTTGGAGCAGCTTTACAGTTTGGTTAGTCAGTAGCTGGTTTACCTGGTATGGGTTAAACCAGGGGCGGGCTGAGCACATTGTGTTAGCCACCATCGCAGCAGCAGCCAGTGCGATTGCCATTTTGAGCTTTAGCTATTTTATCGAAAGACATTGGGTCTGGCTGACAAAATTTTTAGCATATGCTGGGGAATTCTCGTTGATCATTTTGATAATTCACACAACTGACCTTAATTTAACCGATATGTATTTGCAACAATTCATGGATCGGCAAGCACCAGGTACGCGATTAATGATGTATATCAGTTTAACGATCCTTCGTATTGGGTATGCAACTGGCTTAACTTGGATTATTCTAAAATTTAGGTTGTTACGTAAGTGGTTGGTGCAACGTGATTTTCCAATTACTAAGTAA
- a CDS encoding YcxB family protein: MKKLYEQDVTFDFVTYRKFTLIVNRTRLSVFLTLIFLVGYLLAAMTSGNTSWLLNILGGLAFMFLFFAFYTVMIKRTYTSNEAIQNLAVHYNFFDTYVEQTSSLGKTRFDYTNIYKIVEDKTAIYLLVGRQQGLVIPKKTADEPFNNFIRNINK; the protein is encoded by the coding sequence ATGAAAAAGTTATACGAACAAGATGTCACCTTTGACTTTGTGACGTATCGTAAATTCACACTCATCGTTAATCGCACGCGTCTAAGTGTTTTTCTGACCTTAATCTTCCTTGTTGGTTACTTGCTAGCCGCAATGACCTCCGGGAATACCTCCTGGTTGCTTAATATTCTTGGCGGTTTGGCTTTTATGTTCTTGTTTTTTGCCTTCTACACGGTGATGATTAAACGCACATATACTTCAAATGAAGCTATACAAAATCTGGCGGTGCATTACAATTTCTTTGACACCTATGTTGAACAAACCTCAAGTCTTGGTAAAACGCGTTTTGATTACACCAACATCTATAAGATTGTCGAAGATAAAACTGCGATCTACTTGCTAGTAGGCCGCCAACAAGGTCTTGTCATTCCCAAGAAAACAGCCGATGAACCCTTTAACAACTTCATCCGTAATATCAATAAGTAA
- a CDS encoding prenyltransferase, whose product MTFKQWLKFIEIQSLVASALPLILGNLYAVKTYHLIHPTYAIVFALVAFALQMAVNVWNNLSDFQRATSDDWKNGVNNIIGEAGITPVQGWGTLFGLVAFVAIGGIWLVTVTGLPLLFMGIIGFVIAYWYAGTPVPLSRTPFGELASGLTMGYLIFLAATYVNIAPTFNFTLLWHAIFASAVAWFAIGNIMLANNLGDFEEDVAEGRHTLAFYLGKATTLKLFGWIYDAGYVMVIISVLLGILPWTALIAILSYPIVHRNVRKFQANPAKNPNFILAIKNAVVISIFLALGLGLGLIF is encoded by the coding sequence ATGACTTTTAAACAATGGCTGAAATTTATTGAGATTCAGTCACTCGTTGCCAGTGCGCTACCTTTAATTTTAGGTAACTTGTACGCAGTTAAAACTTATCACCTGATACATCCTACTTACGCCATTGTCTTTGCGTTAGTTGCTTTCGCGCTCCAAATGGCCGTTAACGTCTGGAATAACTTATCCGACTTTCAACGGGCCACGAGTGATGACTGGAAAAATGGGGTTAACAACATCATCGGTGAAGCTGGGATCACGCCTGTCCAAGGATGGGGTACCTTGTTTGGCTTAGTAGCCTTTGTGGCCATCGGCGGCATTTGGCTAGTGACCGTTACTGGCCTACCCTTACTATTCATGGGGATCATCGGGTTTGTCATTGCCTACTGGTATGCTGGGACACCAGTACCCTTATCACGTACACCGTTTGGTGAACTGGCTTCCGGCTTAACGATGGGCTACCTCATCTTCTTGGCAGCAACTTATGTTAATATTGCGCCAACTTTTAATTTCACACTCCTGTGGCATGCTATCTTTGCATCTGCGGTGGCCTGGTTTGCCATTGGAAATATCATGTTGGCTAATAACCTTGGTGATTTTGAAGAAGATGTCGCTGAAGGTCGCCATACCTTGGCCTTTTACCTCGGTAAGGCCACAACCTTGAAGTTATTTGGTTGGATTTATGATGCTGGCTATGTCATGGTGATTATCTCCGTCCTATTGGGTATTTTGCCTTGGACAGCTTTGATCGCAATTCTGTCATATCCAATCGTGCATCGCAACGTCCGCAAATTCCAAGCCAATCCTGCTAAAAACCCAAATTTCATCTTGGCGATTAAAAATGCCGTTGTCATTTCAATCTTCTTAGCACTTGGCTTGGGTCTCGGCCTCATTTTCTAG
- a CDS encoding acylphosphatase → MQAINIHIFGHVQGVGFRYSTQLIAKKHHITGVVWNVSDGTVKIEAQGAEADIEHFVAAIKANPSPFARIDQVIVTAGTVDENRRTFRTI, encoded by the coding sequence ATGCAAGCAATCAATATCCATATATTTGGGCATGTCCAAGGAGTCGGCTTCCGCTATTCAACCCAACTCATTGCCAAAAAGCACCACATCACTGGCGTTGTCTGGAATGTCAGTGATGGAACTGTTAAAATTGAAGCGCAAGGAGCAGAAGCTGACATTGAACACTTTGTTGCCGCAATCAAAGCTAATCCGTCTCCCTTTGCACGTATTGATCAAGTGATAGTGACGGCTGGCACCGTCGATGAAAATCGCCGTACCTTCCGCACTATCTAG
- a CDS encoding transporter substrate-binding domain-containing protein yields MNKMLKITAVTLTAGLVTSAFVPATTTVAAASYKSEVKTKGTLTIGLEGTYAPFSYRNKQGNLVGYDVAVGKAIAKQLKLKPVFVTTKFDSLVAGLDTNKYDLVLNNMSKNAERLKKYGFGTAYLNTGAVLVVKKSSSIKTAAQLKNHTAAQTAESNFGQAAKKLGATIVASPGFSESMTLIESGKADATINDDAAWGVYKKANPKQAKKLRTIDVTKQAGASKAYPMLNKKDKKLLKAVKKAEKHLKNNGTLTKISKKYFTNDLTK; encoded by the coding sequence ATGAACAAGATGCTTAAAATAACTGCTGTTACTTTGACTGCTGGTTTGGTTACCAGTGCGTTTGTGCCTGCAACAACGACCGTTGCGGCTGCCAGCTATAAATCAGAGGTGAAGACCAAGGGTACTTTAACCATTGGGTTAGAGGGTACCTACGCCCCATTCTCATACCGTAATAAGCAGGGTAACCTAGTTGGTTACGATGTTGCTGTGGGTAAGGCCATCGCCAAGCAATTAAAGCTGAAACCTGTATTCGTGACGACTAAGTTTGATTCTCTGGTCGCCGGTTTGGATACTAACAAATACGACCTTGTCCTAAATAATATGTCCAAGAATGCCGAACGTCTCAAAAAATATGGTTTCGGCACTGCCTACCTCAACACGGGTGCTGTTTTGGTTGTTAAGAAGTCGTCATCAATTAAAACGGCCGCACAACTCAAGAACCACACGGCCGCTCAGACAGCTGAATCCAACTTCGGCCAAGCTGCTAAGAAACTCGGTGCCACGATTGTTGCATCGCCAGGTTTCAGTGAGTCAATGACCTTAATTGAGTCTGGTAAGGCTGACGCCACAATTAACGATGATGCCGCCTGGGGGGTCTATAAGAAAGCGAACCCAAAGCAAGCTAAAAAATTGCGGACAATTGATGTGACTAAGCAAGCCGGTGCTTCAAAAGCCTACCCAATGCTTAACAAAAAAGACAAAAAATTGCTTAAGGCCGTTAAAAAAGCCGAAAAGCATCTCAAAAATAATGGTACACTAACCAAAATTTCGAAGAAATACTTTACAAATGATTTAACAAAATAG
- a CDS encoding amino acid ABC transporter permease, giving the protein MFEFIGTYGPKLLWAGLQYTIPLALISFVIAIIVAGVVAVVRSYQVRATGLGLIFWRIIRFVAWFYVWLFRSTPMLVQLFVVFYGLPKLGISWLAPSGWAAAIWVLSLNTGAYASEAIRAAITSIPDTQKEAAAALGMTDGQAYVRIILPQALRISIPTLANSFISLVKDTSLASVVTIVEMFYMGQQFAAANFEPLQMYLLVAAIYALFVSVLSIPQHFLQRWADRFVKG; this is encoded by the coding sequence ATGTTTGAATTCATTGGGACATATGGTCCAAAGCTATTATGGGCTGGGCTGCAATATACCATCCCCTTAGCACTTATTTCTTTCGTGATTGCCATCATAGTCGCGGGCGTCGTCGCGGTGGTGCGGTCATACCAAGTACGGGCGACTGGGCTTGGGTTAATTTTTTGGCGTATTATCCGATTTGTGGCTTGGTTCTATGTGTGGTTATTCCGCTCAACACCAATGTTAGTCCAGTTATTCGTGGTATTTTATGGGTTGCCAAAATTAGGAATCAGTTGGTTAGCGCCATCGGGTTGGGCAGCCGCCATTTGGGTGTTGTCTCTTAACACTGGGGCGTATGCTTCAGAAGCGATTCGCGCGGCCATTACGTCAATTCCGGATACGCAAAAAGAAGCCGCGGCCGCTTTGGGGATGACCGACGGGCAAGCTTATGTGCGGATTATTTTGCCACAAGCGTTACGGATTTCAATTCCCACACTTGCCAATTCATTTATTTCTTTGGTAAAAGACACATCGTTGGCGTCAGTAGTGACGATTGTTGAAATGTTTTACATGGGGCAGCAATTTGCCGCCGCTAACTTTGAACCCTTGCAAATGTATTTGTTAGTCGCCGCAATATACGCTTTGTTTGTATCAGTGCTGTCAATTCCGCAACACTTCTTACAACGCTGGGCAGATCGTTTTGTGAAAGGATAA
- a CDS encoding amino acid ABC transporter ATP-binding protein — protein MLQLTHIDKRYAEHHALIDINLTFNEHETTVIVGPSGSGKSTLLRSLNLLEMPDSGQYTIDDQVIDFSRPVSTDVLLKVRRLTGMVFQTPRMFDHLTVLGNLIEAPVHVAKVSKPVATKEAQALLTAVGLDNTADRYPYQLSGGQTQRIAIARALAMHPKYLLLDEPTSALDPEMEMKVLRILNGLSQERQSMIIVTHNMEFARAAADRILFIEDGAVQFDGKPATFFASPTERIQNFLHAFTL, from the coding sequence ATGTTGCAATTAACCCATATTGATAAGCGATATGCAGAACACCATGCATTGATCGATATTAATCTGACCTTCAATGAACATGAAACAACCGTGATTGTTGGGCCATCAGGGTCGGGTAAATCAACGCTCTTGCGTTCTTTGAATCTATTAGAGATGCCAGATTCAGGGCAGTACACGATTGATGATCAGGTGATTGATTTTAGTCGGCCAGTGTCAACCGATGTGTTGTTAAAGGTACGCCGGTTGACAGGGATGGTTTTTCAGACACCACGGATGTTTGATCATTTGACGGTCCTGGGTAACTTGATTGAAGCACCCGTGCACGTTGCCAAAGTATCCAAGCCAGTCGCTACTAAGGAGGCCCAGGCCTTGTTAACCGCTGTTGGATTAGATAATACTGCAGATCGATACCCATACCAGCTCTCAGGTGGGCAAACGCAACGGATTGCCATCGCACGGGCCTTGGCAATGCATCCTAAGTATTTATTGTTAGATGAACCCACGTCGGCATTGGATCCAGAGATGGAAATGAAAGTGCTGCGCATTTTGAATGGGCTGTCACAGGAGCGGCAATCCATGATTATCGTGACCCATAATATGGAATTCGCACGGGCCGCGGCTGACCGTATTTTATTTATCGAAGATGGCGCGGTGCAATTTGACGGTAAACCGGCGACCTTCTTTGCATCGCCAACCGAGCGCATTCAGAATTTCTTACACGCCTTCACTCTTTAA
- the metG gene encoding methionine--tRNA ligase: MAEKNTFYITTPIYYPSGKLHIGNTYTTVLADAAARYHRLLNEDVYYLTGTDEHGLKIEQKAEKLNMTPKEYVDGMAADIQKLWAALDITNDGFIRTTDEQHEKAVQKIFQQLLDQGDIYKGEYEGWYSVDDEEYFTESQLAEVYRDENGKVIGGKAPSGHEVELVKEESYFFAMSKYADWLLEYYHTHPEFIQPETRMNEMINNFIKPGLEDLAVTRTAFSWGVPVPSDPKHVIYVWIDALSNYITALGWSSEEDALYQKFWPANVHLVGKEIVRFHTIYWPIMLHALGLPLPKTVIGHGWLTMRDGKMSKSKGNVVYPDVLADRYGIDSVRYYLLRAMPFGNDGVFTPEDFVSKLNYDLANDLGNLLNRTVAMINKYEGGVIPELQTGATEFDADLIKTAEDVIEAYNGYMETLHVSDALAEVWKLIARANKYIDETTPWVLAKDEAQAATLSSVMAHLAAALRVAAILLQPALSQAPKQIFEQLGLAETNLLIADLKFTDLPTGGKVVAKGEPIFPRVDVEAEVEYIRDSMIGGGKETAAVKKAKEAEAKVDEAQPVAEDIEFDEFEKVSMKVAEILEVSEIEGSKKLLMFKLNDGTPNGRTILSGIKAFYPEYQTLVGKKVIFVANLKPRTMMKKYVSEGMILSAEKDDKLVLTILPDEAVPGAEIV; encoded by the coding sequence ATGGCAGAAAAGAACACATTTTATATCACAACCCCAATTTACTATCCATCTGGTAAGCTCCACATTGGAAATACGTATACGACGGTGTTGGCAGATGCGGCGGCTCGTTACCACCGTTTGTTGAACGAAGACGTTTACTATTTAACAGGAACTGACGAGCACGGGTTGAAGATTGAGCAAAAAGCTGAAAAGCTGAACATGACACCCAAGGAATACGTGGATGGCATGGCCGCCGATATTCAAAAGCTTTGGGCAGCATTGGATATTACCAATGATGGGTTTATCCGGACTACTGATGAGCAACACGAAAAGGCTGTTCAGAAGATTTTCCAACAGTTGCTTGATCAAGGTGATATTTACAAGGGTGAATATGAAGGTTGGTATTCAGTTGACGATGAAGAGTACTTTACTGAATCTCAATTAGCTGAGGTTTATCGCGATGAAAACGGTAAAGTGATCGGTGGTAAGGCGCCCTCAGGACATGAAGTTGAGCTAGTTAAGGAAGAATCATACTTCTTTGCCATGTCAAAATACGCTGATTGGTTGTTGGAGTATTACCACACGCACCCAGAATTTATTCAACCTGAGACGCGTATGAATGAGATGATTAATAACTTCATCAAGCCAGGCTTGGAAGACCTAGCAGTTACACGTACGGCCTTCTCATGGGGCGTACCTGTACCATCAGATCCAAAACACGTGATCTATGTCTGGATTGATGCTTTGTCAAACTACATTACGGCACTTGGTTGGTCGTCAGAGGAGGATGCCTTATATCAGAAATTCTGGCCAGCTAATGTACACTTGGTTGGTAAGGAAATCGTCCGTTTCCACACGATTTATTGGCCAATTATGTTACATGCATTGGGCTTGCCATTGCCAAAGACAGTGATTGGGCATGGTTGGTTGACGATGCGTGATGGTAAGATGTCAAAGTCAAAGGGTAACGTGGTTTATCCAGATGTTTTGGCTGATCGTTATGGTATCGACTCAGTGCGTTATTACCTGTTACGTGCCATGCCATTCGGTAACGATGGGGTCTTCACACCAGAAGATTTCGTATCAAAGCTGAATTATGACTTGGCCAATGACTTGGGTAACTTATTGAACCGTACCGTAGCCATGATTAACAAGTACGAAGGTGGGGTTATCCCTGAGTTGCAGACGGGTGCCACTGAATTTGATGCTGATTTGATTAAAACAGCTGAAGATGTCATCGAAGCATACAATGGCTATATGGAGACATTGCACGTATCAGATGCATTGGCTGAGGTTTGGAAGTTAATCGCGCGGGCCAATAAGTATATCGATGAAACAACACCATGGGTATTGGCTAAGGATGAAGCACAGGCTGCTACCTTATCATCTGTTATGGCTCACTTAGCTGCTGCTTTGCGCGTAGCTGCAATCCTATTGCAACCAGCTTTGTCACAGGCACCAAAGCAAATCTTCGAACAACTCGGCTTGGCGGAAACAAACTTGTTGATCGCTGATCTGAAGTTTACTGATTTGCCAACTGGTGGCAAGGTCGTTGCCAAGGGTGAACCAATTTTCCCACGTGTTGACGTAGAGGCAGAAGTTGAATACATTCGCGATTCAATGATTGGTGGCGGTAAGGAAACGGCAGCAGTCAAGAAGGCCAAGGAAGCTGAAGCCAAGGTTGACGAGGCACAACCGGTTGCAGAGGACATTGAATTTGATGAATTTGAAAAAGTTTCAATGAAGGTTGCTGAGATTCTGGAAGTATCTGAGATTGAGGGTTCAAAAAAGCTTTTGATGTTCAAGTTAAACGACGGTACGCCAAACGGTCGGACAATCTTGTCAGGTATCAAGGCATTCTATCCAGAATATCAAACCTTAGTTGGTAAGAAGGTTATCTTTGTGGCTAACCTGAAGCCTCGTACGATGATGAAGAAGTACGTCTCTGAAGGTATGATCCTATCAGCTGAAAAAGATGACAAACTTGTTCTGACAATTTTGCCAGATGAAGCTGTTCCTGGTGCAGAAATCGTTTAA
- the lepB gene encoding signal peptidase I — protein MKTFKNIMGYVVPIVVGLLIALLIKQYWFTLVRVDGTSMDPNLYDTEQVFVMRSESIHRGSVIVFDAFGENPEETSTKNYVKRVIAVAGDKLSAKNGVLKVNGKTIDQSYISKSEQKATNEINNVGNWNNLSELAKRQGWQKNENTIIVPKGKYFVLGDHRSVSNDSRYWGFVDKSKVMGVVKAGFWTNKTQQININDQWQTFFTK, from the coding sequence ATGAAAACCTTTAAAAACATTATGGGATATGTTGTTCCCATCGTTGTTGGTCTATTGATTGCTTTGTTGATTAAGCAATACTGGTTCACCTTGGTTAGGGTTGACGGTACGTCAATGGATCCAAATCTGTATGATACTGAACAAGTTTTCGTCATGCGCTCAGAATCGATCCATCGTGGTAGTGTGATTGTGTTTGATGCTTTTGGTGAGAATCCAGAAGAAACGAGTACAAAGAACTACGTGAAGCGTGTGATTGCGGTTGCTGGTGATAAACTTTCCGCTAAAAATGGCGTATTGAAGGTTAATGGCAAGACGATCGACCAATCATACATTTCTAAATCAGAACAAAAAGCGACAAATGAAATTAATAATGTTGGCAATTGGAATAACTTATCAGAGTTGGCTAAGCGCCAAGGTTGGCAAAAGAATGAAAATACGATTATCGTACCAAAGGGCAAGTACTTTGTCTTAGGGGACCATCGCTCAGTTTCCAATGATTCCCGTTACTGGGGATTTGTCGATAAAAGTAAGGTTATGGGTGTTGTCAAGGCTGGTTTTTGGACTAACAAGACCCAGCAAATTAACATTAACGACCAATGGCAAACTTTTTTTACCAAGTAA